One segment of Cololabis saira isolate AMF1-May2022 chromosome 9, fColSai1.1, whole genome shotgun sequence DNA contains the following:
- the LOC133451213 gene encoding phosphatidylethanolamine-binding protein 1-like yields MPVDLSQWSGALALQEVDEKPAKPLSIKYTSTEIDKLGKVLTPTQVQNRPTAVEWEGCDANKLYTLALTDPDNPSRKDPKFREWHHFLVVNMKGNDVSSGCVMSDYLGSGPIKGTGVHRYVWLVYEQPASLSCSEPVLPNNSGNGVGRGNFKIQAFRKKYNLGAPVAGTCYQAEWDDYVPKLYEQLAGK; encoded by the exons ATGCCCGTCGATTTGAGCCAGTGGTCCGGCGCCCTCGCCCTGCAGGAGGTGGATGAAAAGCCTGCCAAGCCCCTGAGCATTAAATACACTTCTACAGAAATTGACAAGCTCGGGAAAGTGCTCACCCCAACACAG GTTCAGAATCGACCCACTGCTGTCGAGTGGGAGGGCTGTGACGCAAATAAACTGTACACTTTGGCCCTGACCGACCCCGACAACCCCAGCAGGAAAGATCCCAAGTTCAG AGAGTGGCACCACTTTCTGGTGGTGAACATGAAGGGCAACGACGTGTCCTCCGGCTGTGTCATGTCCGACTACCTCGGCTCCGGCCCAATCAAGGGCACAG GTGTCCACAGGTACGTGTGGCTGGTGTACGAGCAGCCGGCCAGCCTGTCCTGCTCCGAGCCCGTCCTCCCCAACAACTCCGGCAACGGGGTTGGTCGCGGCAACTTCAAGATCCAGGCCTTCAGGAAGAAGTACAACCTGGGAGCCCCGGTGGCGGGAACCTGCTACCAGGCAGAGTGGGACGACTACGTCCCCAAGCTGTACGAGCAGCTGGCCGGAAAATGA